One window of the Eschrichtius robustus isolate mEscRob2 chromosome X, mEscRob2.pri, whole genome shotgun sequence genome contains the following:
- the RTL9 gene encoding retrotransposon Gag-like protein 9, giving the protein MSIPLHSLRFSNVLTEESVDPQNRETTCSGTMIENRAEVQILHSSVQPMVSSSASDPGGMSTQLMTSPAFDTMAVPLMGAANSGTLSPPLMPASDSGTLSPLLMPASDSEALSPLLIPTSDSGVLSPLLIPTSDSGTLSPLLSTSEYGLMSPGLMTIPDFGTMSTALMATPGSAEISPLATPAPSSEAVSTPLMLAPDPGEISPLLVPDVNPGVMSPQPMPAPGSEGMSPLQITDEDTEAMSKVLMTALASGEISSLLMSGTDSEAISSLIMSALTSGETSTQPTSTQDSGETSTQPTSTQDSGETSTQPTSTQGSGEMSTQLMSGPGAEAMSPLVMMALTSGGMPTQLMPAQGSGVMSSRLTQNLDSQVVSSPPMRATASGAMSTAPVRAPEPGARSTPRTRAPASGSVSTLLKTVPDSAARSAPLMTVATSGAKSTEQMSTAASGAMSTQLAMARASGATSMGFMRVPANGAMSTLRMRAPASGTMSTLPSTAPVSETTSMLQMTASASGSVSTPRMRAPVAGAMSVSQRRATASGVTAVPQMRASGAMSTPRMTAKASGSMSTLLMRDTASAVMSVPQMRAMASGALSKPLTTSKAAEAMFMQQMTTAASGEISTMLMRDTASGAVSMPQMTDTASAAMSTPLMRAPASGDMSTPQMTAAAPGTMSMPLMRAPGPGAMPMALRRSTASGKMPSQPMSARDFGGMSMSLRRSMTSGGMSLLQTQAPASELMSTPKMRAPAFGAVSAPLMRASDPAEMPTQLTRASSSGETSPALTRPPASGEVATPLRAPASGAMSTPQKTATASGMTSKPQMRAPVSGELSTSLMRSTASGVMSVPQMTAAASGGVSMPLMRAPASRATSAMQMMPTASGEMCMLSVRAPASGVMSPPLLRAPVSGIMSTPLRRPSASEAVSTELMRAPASGKMSTTQTTAVASGGMSKPFIRATASGTMPMPLMSAMASGEMSMPLMKSMASGATSTPQKRVVSSGPTSLPQMTYATSGGMPASPMRASASGMMSVPLLRATASGGMSVPLLRATASGGMSMPQMAATASRGVSMPLTRAPVPRATSTPQMATTASGMMSTLEIKATDSGETSASHINVRASGSKSTPHVTATTPETMNQPPEEVPSFGMLTPALCYLLAEQEAARGSCSVEEEMEVDEEKQMKGFLNDSEKMAFLVSLHLGAAERWSILQMEVGNPLSNEDKSFLSRSQGLYDSLSEIDILSAVLCHPKQGQKSVRQYATDFLLLARHLSWSDAILRTRFLEGLSEAVASKMGRIFLKVAGSLKELIDRSLYTECQLAGEKDSPGSSSQVLPSACKRNNEEAMENELNSPQQTEEHQHVPKRCYYLKEHGDPQEGLHDHLRQSTGHQKAPTNK; this is encoded by the exons ATGTCGATACCCTTACATTCACTGCGATTCAGCAATGTGCTGACGGAGGAAAGTGTCGACCCCCAAAACAGGGAGACGACCTGCTCTGGAACAATGATAGAGAACAGAGCAGAGGTCCAAATTCTGCATTCGAGTGTCCAGCCTATGGTCTCAAGTTCAGCATCAGACCCTGGAGGGATGTCCACACAGCTGATGACATCCCCAGCCTTTGACACCATGGCCGTACCTCTAATGGGAGCAGCAAACTCTGGAACACTGTCCCCACCGCTAATGCCAGCCTCAGACTCTGGGACACTGTCCCCATTGTTAATGCCAGCTTCAGATTCAGAGGCACTGTCCCCATTGTTGATACCAACCTCAGACTCTGGGGTGCTGTCCCCATTGTTGATACCAACCTCAGACTCTGGAACGCTGTCCCCATTGCTGTCCACTTCAGAGTATGGATTAATGTCCCCAGGGCTGATGACAATTCCTGACTTTGGAACAATGTCCACAGCACTAATGGCAACACCAGGTTCTGCAGAAATATCACCACTGGCAACGCCAGCTCCATCCTCTGAAGCGGTGTCCACACCACTGATGCTAGCCCCAGATCCTGGAGAGATCTCCCCACTCCTAGTGCCAGATGTGAACCCCGGAGTGATGTCCCCACAGCCAATGCCAGCTCCAGGCTCTGAAGGAATGTCACCATTGCAAATTACAGACGAAGACACTGAAGCAATGTCTAAAGTGCTAATGACTGCCCTGGCCTCTGGAGAGATCTCTTCACTGCTCATGTCAGGCACAGACTCTGAAGCGATCTCCTCACTGATAATGTCAGCCCTAACTTCTGGGGAAACGTCCACCCAGCCAACGAGCACCCAAGACTCTGGGGAAACGTCCACCCAGCCAACGAGCACCCAAGACTCTGGGGAAACGTCCACCCAGCCAACGAGCACCCAAGGCTCTGGGGAAATGTCCACCCAGCTAATGTCAGGCCCAGGCGCTGAAGCAATGTCCCCACTGGTAATGATGGCCCTAACCTCTGGCGGGATGCCCACCCAGCTGATGCCAGCCCAAGGCTCTGGAGTGATGTCCTCACGGTTAACACAAAATCTCGACTCTCAAGTTGTGTCTAGTCCCCCAATGAGAGCAACAGCCTCCGGGGCGATGTCCACAGCGCCAGTGAGAGCCCCAGAGCCTGGAGCAAGGTCGACACCGAGAACGAGAGCCCCAGCCTCTGGAAGTGTGTCCACGTTGCTAAAGACAGTCCCAGACTCTGCAGCACGGTCCGCCCCGCTGATGACGGTTGCAACCTCTGGAGCAAAGTCCACAGAGCAAATGTCAACCGCAGCCTCTGGAGCAATGTCCACGCAGTTAGCAATGGCTAGAGCTTCTGGAGCCACGTCCATGGGCTTTATGAGAGTCCCAGCCAATGGGGCGATGTCCACACTGCGAATGAGAGCCCCAGCCTCTGGAACAATGTCCACACTGCCGAGTACAGCCCCAGTCTCTGAAACAACGTCTATGCTACAGATGACAGCCTCAGCCTCTGGGTCAGTGTCCACACCGCGAATGAGGGCGCCTGTCGCTGGAGCAATGTCTGTGTCACAGAGGAGAGCCACAGCCTCGGGAGTGACAGCTGTACCACAAATGAGAGCCTCTGGAGCCATGTCCACCCCACGGATGACAGCCAAAGCCTCTGGATCCATGTCTACACTGTTAATGAGAGACACAGCCTCGGCAGTGATGTCCGTGCCACAGATGAGAGCTATGGCCTCGGGAGCGTTGTCCAAGCCACTAACAACATCCAAAGCCGCAGAAGCAATGTTCATGCAGCAAATGACAACTGCAGCTTCTGGAGAGATCTCCACAATGCTAATGAGAGACACAGCTTCTGGAGCCGTGTCCATGCCGCAGATGACAGACACTGCCTCTGCAGCGATGTCCACACCGCTAATGAGAGCCCCAGCCTCTGGCGACATGTCCACACCACAAATGACAGCCGCAGCCCCTGGAACCATGTCCATGCCTCTGATGAGAGCCCCAGGCCCTGGAGCCATGCCCATGGCGCTAAGGAGATCCACAGCCTCTGGAAAGATGCCCAGTCAGCCAATGAGCGCCCGAGACTTTGGGGGGATGTCCATGTCGCTCAGGAGATCCATGACCTCTGGGGGGATGTCCCTACTGCAGACGCAAGCCCCAGCCTCTGAATTGATGTCCACGCCAAAAATGAGAGCCCCGGCCTTTGGGGCGGTGTCCGCACCACTGATGAGAGCCTCAGACCCTGCAGAGATGCCCACACAGCTAACAAGAGCTTCATCCTCTGGAGAGACGTCCCCAGCACTAACGAGACCCCCAGCTTCGGGAGAGGTAGCCACGCCTCTGAGAGCCCCAGCTTCTGGAGCAATGTCTACTCCGCAAAAGACAGCCACAGCCTCTGGAATGACGTCCAAGCCACAGATGAGGGCTCCAGTCTCTGGAGAGCTATCTACATCGCTAATGAGATCCACAGCCTCTGGAGTGATGTCCGTGCCTCAAATGACAGCCGCGGCCTCTGGAGGGGTGTCCATGCCACTGATGAGAGCCCCAGCCTCCAGGGCAACATCCGCTATGCAGATGATGCCCACAGCTTCTGGAGAGATGTGCATGCTATCAGTGCGAGCCCCTGCCTCGGGAGTGATGTCCCCGCCACTATTAAGGGCTCCAGTGTCTGGAATTATGTCCACACCACTAAGGAGACCCTCAGCCTCTGAAGCTGTGTCCACAGAGTTAATGAGAGCTCCAGCCTCTGGAAAGATGTCCACCACACAAACAACAGCTGTGGCCTCTGGAGGGATGTCCAAGCCATTCATTAGAGCCACGGCCTCTGGAACAATGCCCATGCCATTGATGTCAGCCATGGCTTCTGGGGAGATGTCTATGCCGCTGATGAAAAGCATGGCCTCTGGGGCAACGTCCACACCGCAAAAAAGAGTTGTGAGCTCTGGACCTACTTCCTTGCCACAAATGACATACGCAACCTCCGGGGGGATGCCTGCATCACCGATGAGAGCCTCAGCTTCTGGAATGATGTCCGTGCCACTTCTGAGAGCCACAGCCTCTGGGGGGATGTCCGTGCCACTTCTGAGAGCCACAGCCTCTGGGGGGATGTCCATGCCACAGATGGCGGCCACAGCCTCTAGAGGGGTATCCATGCCGCTAACGAGGGCTCCAGTCCCGAGAGCCACGTCCACACCACAAATGGCAACCACAGCCTCTGGAATGATGTCCACTCTGGAAATCAAAGCCACAGACTCTGGGGAAACATCTGCCTCTCACATCAACGTCAGAGCCTCTGGATCAAAGTCCACACCACACGTGACTGCCACGACCCCTGAAACAATGAACCAGCCGCCAGAGGAAGTCCCATCTTTTGGCATGCTGACCCCAGCACTCTGTTACCTCTTAGCAGAACAGGAAGCAGCCCGGGGTTCATGCTCTgtggaggaggagatggaggttGATGAGGAGAAGCAAATGAAGGGATTTTTGAACGACTCAGAGAAAATGGCCTTTCTGGTGTCTCTTCATCTGGGGGCAGCAGAGAGGTGGTCCATCTTGCAGATGGAGGTAGGAAACCCCCTCTCCAATGAAGATAAATCTTTCCTGAGCAGATCCCAGGGCTTATATGACTCCCTATCTGAAATAGACATCCTCAGCGCCGTTCTTTGCCATCCCAAGCAGGGCCAGAAGTCAGTCAGGCAGTATGCCACTGACTTCCTCCTGCTGGCCCGGCATTTGTCTTGGTCTGATGCCATTCTGCGGACCAGGTTTCTGGAAGGACTCTCGGAAGCTGTTGCCTCCAAAATGGGCCGGATCTTCCTGAAGGTGGCCGGCAGCCTAAAGGAGCTAATAGACAGGTCTCTCTATACCGAGTGCCAGCTGGCTGGAGAGAAGGATTCCCCGGGCAGCTCAAGCCAGGTTCTGCCGTCAGCCTGTAAGCGGAATAACGAGGAGGCAATGGAGAATGAACTGAACTCTCCACAGCAGACCGAGGAG CACCAGCATGTTCCCAAACGCTGTTACTACCTGAAAGAGCATGGAGACCCTCAAGAGGGTCTGCACGACCACCTTCGACAGAGCACAGGCCATCAGAAGGCCCCCACTAACAAGTAA